From Callithrix jacchus isolate 240 chromosome 15, calJac240_pri, whole genome shotgun sequence, one genomic window encodes:
- the GRIP2 gene encoding glutamate receptor-interacting protein 2 isoform X9: MLCGLSRETPGEADDGPYSKGGKDTGGADVSLACRRQSIPEEFRGITVVELIKKEGSTLGLTISGGTDKDGKPRVSNLRPGGLAARSDLLNVGDYIRSVNGIHLTRLRHDEIITLLKNVGERVVLEVEYELPPPARGFQGWSKVVKWEELSGIQPWPEPTSRGLKPEFCCHLSPENNPRIISKTVDVSLYKEGNSFGFVLRGGAHEDGHKSRPLVLTYVRPGGPADREGSLKVGDRLLSVDGIPLHGASHATALATLRQCSHEALFQVEYDVATPDTVANASGPLMVEIVKTPGSALGISLTTTSHRNKSVITIDRIKPASVVDRSGALHSGDHILSIDGTSTEHCSLLEATKLLASVSEKVRLEILPVPQSQRPLRPSEAVKVQRSEQPHRWDPCVPSCHSPRPGHCRMPTWATPAGQDQSRSLSSTPFSSPTLNHAFSCNNPSTLPRGSQPMSPRTTIGRRRQRRREHKSSLSLASSTVGPGGQIVHTETTEVVLCGDPLSGFGLQLQGGIFATETLSSPPLVCFIEPDSPAERCGLLQVGDRVLSINGIATEDGTMEEANQLLRDAALAHKVMLEVEFDVAESVIPSSGTFHVKLPKKRGVELGITISSASRKRGEPLIISDIKKGSVAHRTGTLEPGDKLLAIDNIRLDNCPMEDAVQILRQCEDLVKLKIRKDEDNSDELETTGAVSYTVELKRYGGPLGITISGTEEPFDPIVISGLTKRGLAERTGAIHVGDRILAINSVSLKGRPLSEAIHLLQVAGETVTLKIKKQLDRPLLPHKAGSHSETSDADEDPAEAQKGGMPAARFSSAVPSVDSAVESWDSSTSEGGFGGPGSYAPQTAARGVTPQEWRSGRLRGSPPPTDPRRTSYTPTPADESFPEEEEEDWEPPPSPAPGPAREEGFWRVFGEALEDLESCGQSEMLRELEASIMTGTVQRVALEGRPGHRPWQRGREVRASPAEMEELLLPTPLEMHKVTLHKDPMRNDFGFSVSDGLLEKGVYVHTVRPDGPAHRGGLRPLDRVLQVNHVRTRDFDCCLAVPLLAEAGDVLELVISRNMLAHSSRAPRAPGPSSPQML; encoded by the exons ACGATGGGCCCTACTCCAAAGGAGGCAAGGACACAGGAGGGGCCGATGTTTCCCTGGCCTGCCGCAGACAGAGCATTCCAG AGGAGTTCCGAGGGATCACCGTGGTGGAGCTGATCAAGAAAGAAGGCAGCACGCTGGGCCTTACTATCTCAGGTGGCACCGACAAGGATGGGAAGCCCAGGGTCTCCAACCTGAGACCTGGGGGACTTGCGGCCAG GAGTGATCTGCTGAATGTCGGTGACTACATTCGGTCTGTGAATGGGATCCACCTGACCAGGCTCCGCCATGATGAGATCATCACCCTGCTCAAGAATGTGGGCGAGCGCGTGGTGCTGGAGGTGGAGTATGAGCTGCCCCCGCCCG CCCGGGGTTTTCAAGGTTGGTCTAAAGTGGTGAAGTGGGAGGAACTGTCTGGAATTCAACCCTGGCCCGAGCCTACCAGCCGTGGACTCAAGCCTGAGTTCTGCTGTCATCTCT CTCCTGAGAATAACCCAAGGATCATTTCAAAGACAGTGGACGTCTCCCTCTACAAGGAGGGCAATAGCTTTGGCTTTGTCCTTAGAG GAGGTGCCCATGAAGATGGGCACAAGTCCCGCCCACTTGTCCTGACCTACGTGCGGCCCGGTGGCCCTGCCGACAG GGAGGGCTCCCTGAAGGTGGGTGACAGGCTGCTCAGCGTTGATGGGATCCCACTGCATGGGGCCAGCCATGCCACCGCCCTGGCCACCCTGCGGCAGTGCAGCCACGAGGCACTTTTCCAGGTGGAGTATGATGTGGCCACCCCTG ACACGGTGGCCAATGCTTCAGGACCCTTGATGGTGGAAATAGTCAAGACGCCAGGGTCTGCCCTGGGAATCTCGCTTACCACCACCTCCCACCGGAACAAGTCGGTCATCACCATTGACCGCATCAAGCCAGCCAGTGTAGTGGACAG GAGCGGAGCCCTGCACTCTGGAGACCATATCCTGTCCATCGATGGCACCAGCACAGAACACTGCTCGTTACTTGAGGCCACCAAGCTCCTGGCCAGTGTGTCGGAGAAGGTGCGGCTGGAGATCCTGCCTGTGCCCCAGAGTCAGCGGCCACTGAGGCCCTCAGAGGCAG tgaaagtgcagaggagCGAGCAGCCGCACCGCTGGGACCCCTGCGTgccctcctgccacagcccccgGCCTGGGCACTGCAGGATGCCCACCTGGGCCACACCTGCTGGCCAGGACCAAAGTCGAT CCTTGTCTTCAACTCCCTTTTCCTCACCGACCTTGAACCATGCCTTTTCCTGCAACAACCCCAGCACCCTTCCTCGTGGATCCCAGCCCATGAGTCCCCGAACTACGATAGGGCGGAGGAGACAGCGAAGAAGGGAACACAAGAGCTCAT TGTCGCTGGCCTCCAGCACCGTGGGGCCAGGCGGGCAGATTGTGCACACAGAGACCACGGAGGTTGTGCTCTGCGGAGACCCCCTCAGCGGCTTCGGCCTCCAGCTCCAGGGCGGCATCTTCGCCACCGAGACCCTGTCCTCCCCACCCCTCGTGTGCTTCATCGAGCCTGACAGCCCGGCTGAGAG GTGTGGGCTGCTGCAGGTGGGGGACCGAGTCCTGTCCATCAACGGCATTGCCACTGAGGATGGGACTATGGAGGAAGCCAACCAGCTCCTGCGGGATGCCGCGCTGGCCCACAAGGTCATGTTAGAGGTGGAGTTTGATGTGGCGG AGTCTGTCATCCCGAGCAGTGGCACCTTCCACGTGAAACTGCCCAAGAAGCGTGGCGTGGAGCTGGGCATCACCATTAGCT CAGCCAGCAGGAAGCGAGGGGAGCCCCTGATCATCTCCGACATCAAGAAAGGCAGTGTGGCACACAG GACGGGAACCCTGGAGCCAGGCGACAAGCTGCTGGCCATCGACAATATCCGCCTGGACAATTGCCCCATGGAGGACGCCGTGCAAATCCTGCGGCAGTGCGAGGACCTGGTGAAGCTGAAGATCCGGAAGGATGAGGACAACTCTG ACGAGCTGGAGACCACAGGTGCTGTCAGCTACACAGTGGAGCTGAAGCGTTACGGGGGGCCCCTGGGCATCACCATTTCGGGCACGGAGGAACCTTTTGACCCCATTGTCATCTCAGGCCTCACCAAGCGTGGCCTGGCTGAGAG GACTGGTGCCATCCATGTGGGGGATCGCATTCTGGCCATCAACAGCGTTAGCCTCAAGGGCCGGCCACTAAGTGAGGCCATCCACCTCCTGCAGGTGGCTGGAGAGACCGTCACATTGAAGATCAAGAAGCAGCTAGACC GCCCCCTCCTACCCCACAAGGCGGGCAGCCACAGTGAGACCAGTGATGCTGATGAGGACCCAGCAGAGGCCCAGAAGGGCGGCATGCCAGCAGCCCGCTTCTCGTCAGCTGTGCCCAGTGTGGACAGTGCTGTGGAGTCTTGGGACAGCTCGACCAGCGAGGGTGGCTTTGGGGGCCCAG GGTCCTACGCGCCACAGACGGCAGCCCGGGGAGTGACCCCGCAGGAGTGGAGGTCCGGCCGGCTGAGGGGCAGTCCTCCACCCACCGATCCCCGGAGGACGAGCTATACTCCAACCCCCGCCGACGAGAGCTTccccgaggaggaggaggaggattggGAGCCGCCACCGAG CCCAGCCCCTGGCCCTGCCCGAGAGGAGGGCTTCTGGCGAGTGTTTGGAGAAGCTCTCGAAGACCTGGAGTCATGTGGTCAGTCAGAGATGCTGAGGGAACTGGAG GCATCCATCATGACAGGCACCGTGCAGAGGGTGGCCCTCGAGGGCAGGCCTGGCCACCGGCCTTGGCAGAGGGGCCGGGAGGTACGAGCCTCCCCTGCAGAGATGGAGGAACTGCTACTGCCGACACCCTTGGAGATGCACAAG GTGACCCTGCACAAGGACCCCATGAGGAATGACTTCGGTTTCAGCGTCTCGGATGGCCTCCTGGAGAAAGGTGTCTACGTCCACACTGTGCGCCCTGATGGGCCAGCCCACCGTGGGGGCCTCCGTCCCTTGGACAGGGTCCTTCAG
- the GRIP2 gene encoding glutamate receptor-interacting protein 2 isoform X21, with translation MLCGLSRETPGEADDGPYSKGGKDTGGADVSLACRRQSIPEEFRGITVVELIKKEGSTLGLTISGGTDKDGKPRVSNLRPGGLAARSDLLNVGDYIRSVNGIHLTRLRHDEIITLLKNVGERVVLEVEYELPPPARGFQGWSKVVKWEELSGIQPWPEPTSRGLKPEFCCHLSPENNPRIISKTVDVSLYKEGNSFGFVLRGGAHEDGHKSRPLVLTYVRPGGPADREGSLKVGDRLLSVDGIPLHGASHATALATLRQCSHEALFQVEYDVATPDTVANASGPLMVEIVKTPGSALGISLTTTSHRNKSVITIDRIKPASVVDRSGALHSGDHILSIDGTSTEHCSLLEATKLLASVSEKVRLEILPVPQSQRPLRPSEAALSSTPFSSPTLNHAFSCNNPSTLPRGSQPMSPRTTIGRRRQRRREHKSSLSLASSTVGPGGQIVHTETTEVVLCGDPLSGFGLQLQGGIFATETLSSPPLVCFIEPDSPAERCGLLQVGDRVLSINGIATEDGTMEEANQLLRDAALAHKVMLEVEFDVAESVIPSSGTFHVKLPKKRGVELGITISSASRKRGEPLIISDIKKGSVAHRTGTLEPGDKLLAIDNIRLDNCPMEDAVQILRQCEDLVKLKIRKDEDNSDELETTGAVSYTVELKRYGGPLGITISGTEEPFDPIVISGLTKRGLAERTGAIHVGDRILAINSVSLKGRPLSEAIHLLQVAGETVTLKIKKQLDRPLLPHKAGSHSETSDADEDPAEAQKGGMPAARFSSAVPSVDSAVESWDSSTSEGGFGGPGSYAPQTAARGVTPQEWRSGRLRGSPPPTDPRRTSYTPTPADESFPEEEEEDWEPPPSPAPGPAREEGFWRVFGEALEDLESCGQSEMLRELEASIMTGTVQRVALEGRPGHRPWQRGREVRASPAEMEELLLPTPLEMHKVTLHKDPMRNDFGFSVSDGLLEKGVYVHTVRPDGPAHRGGLRPLDRVLQVNHVRTRDFDCCLAVPLLAEAGDVLELVISRNMLAHSSRAPRAPGPSSPQML, from the exons ACGATGGGCCCTACTCCAAAGGAGGCAAGGACACAGGAGGGGCCGATGTTTCCCTGGCCTGCCGCAGACAGAGCATTCCAG AGGAGTTCCGAGGGATCACCGTGGTGGAGCTGATCAAGAAAGAAGGCAGCACGCTGGGCCTTACTATCTCAGGTGGCACCGACAAGGATGGGAAGCCCAGGGTCTCCAACCTGAGACCTGGGGGACTTGCGGCCAG GAGTGATCTGCTGAATGTCGGTGACTACATTCGGTCTGTGAATGGGATCCACCTGACCAGGCTCCGCCATGATGAGATCATCACCCTGCTCAAGAATGTGGGCGAGCGCGTGGTGCTGGAGGTGGAGTATGAGCTGCCCCCGCCCG CCCGGGGTTTTCAAGGTTGGTCTAAAGTGGTGAAGTGGGAGGAACTGTCTGGAATTCAACCCTGGCCCGAGCCTACCAGCCGTGGACTCAAGCCTGAGTTCTGCTGTCATCTCT CTCCTGAGAATAACCCAAGGATCATTTCAAAGACAGTGGACGTCTCCCTCTACAAGGAGGGCAATAGCTTTGGCTTTGTCCTTAGAG GAGGTGCCCATGAAGATGGGCACAAGTCCCGCCCACTTGTCCTGACCTACGTGCGGCCCGGTGGCCCTGCCGACAG GGAGGGCTCCCTGAAGGTGGGTGACAGGCTGCTCAGCGTTGATGGGATCCCACTGCATGGGGCCAGCCATGCCACCGCCCTGGCCACCCTGCGGCAGTGCAGCCACGAGGCACTTTTCCAGGTGGAGTATGATGTGGCCACCCCTG ACACGGTGGCCAATGCTTCAGGACCCTTGATGGTGGAAATAGTCAAGACGCCAGGGTCTGCCCTGGGAATCTCGCTTACCACCACCTCCCACCGGAACAAGTCGGTCATCACCATTGACCGCATCAAGCCAGCCAGTGTAGTGGACAG GAGCGGAGCCCTGCACTCTGGAGACCATATCCTGTCCATCGATGGCACCAGCACAGAACACTGCTCGTTACTTGAGGCCACCAAGCTCCTGGCCAGTGTGTCGGAGAAGGTGCGGCTGGAGATCCTGCCTGTGCCCCAGAGTCAGCGGCCACTGAGGCCCTCAGAGGCAG CCTTGTCTTCAACTCCCTTTTCCTCACCGACCTTGAACCATGCCTTTTCCTGCAACAACCCCAGCACCCTTCCTCGTGGATCCCAGCCCATGAGTCCCCGAACTACGATAGGGCGGAGGAGACAGCGAAGAAGGGAACACAAGAGCTCAT TGTCGCTGGCCTCCAGCACCGTGGGGCCAGGCGGGCAGATTGTGCACACAGAGACCACGGAGGTTGTGCTCTGCGGAGACCCCCTCAGCGGCTTCGGCCTCCAGCTCCAGGGCGGCATCTTCGCCACCGAGACCCTGTCCTCCCCACCCCTCGTGTGCTTCATCGAGCCTGACAGCCCGGCTGAGAG GTGTGGGCTGCTGCAGGTGGGGGACCGAGTCCTGTCCATCAACGGCATTGCCACTGAGGATGGGACTATGGAGGAAGCCAACCAGCTCCTGCGGGATGCCGCGCTGGCCCACAAGGTCATGTTAGAGGTGGAGTTTGATGTGGCGG AGTCTGTCATCCCGAGCAGTGGCACCTTCCACGTGAAACTGCCCAAGAAGCGTGGCGTGGAGCTGGGCATCACCATTAGCT CAGCCAGCAGGAAGCGAGGGGAGCCCCTGATCATCTCCGACATCAAGAAAGGCAGTGTGGCACACAG GACGGGAACCCTGGAGCCAGGCGACAAGCTGCTGGCCATCGACAATATCCGCCTGGACAATTGCCCCATGGAGGACGCCGTGCAAATCCTGCGGCAGTGCGAGGACCTGGTGAAGCTGAAGATCCGGAAGGATGAGGACAACTCTG ACGAGCTGGAGACCACAGGTGCTGTCAGCTACACAGTGGAGCTGAAGCGTTACGGGGGGCCCCTGGGCATCACCATTTCGGGCACGGAGGAACCTTTTGACCCCATTGTCATCTCAGGCCTCACCAAGCGTGGCCTGGCTGAGAG GACTGGTGCCATCCATGTGGGGGATCGCATTCTGGCCATCAACAGCGTTAGCCTCAAGGGCCGGCCACTAAGTGAGGCCATCCACCTCCTGCAGGTGGCTGGAGAGACCGTCACATTGAAGATCAAGAAGCAGCTAGACC GCCCCCTCCTACCCCACAAGGCGGGCAGCCACAGTGAGACCAGTGATGCTGATGAGGACCCAGCAGAGGCCCAGAAGGGCGGCATGCCAGCAGCCCGCTTCTCGTCAGCTGTGCCCAGTGTGGACAGTGCTGTGGAGTCTTGGGACAGCTCGACCAGCGAGGGTGGCTTTGGGGGCCCAG GGTCCTACGCGCCACAGACGGCAGCCCGGGGAGTGACCCCGCAGGAGTGGAGGTCCGGCCGGCTGAGGGGCAGTCCTCCACCCACCGATCCCCGGAGGACGAGCTATACTCCAACCCCCGCCGACGAGAGCTTccccgaggaggaggaggaggattggGAGCCGCCACCGAG CCCAGCCCCTGGCCCTGCCCGAGAGGAGGGCTTCTGGCGAGTGTTTGGAGAAGCTCTCGAAGACCTGGAGTCATGTGGTCAGTCAGAGATGCTGAGGGAACTGGAG GCATCCATCATGACAGGCACCGTGCAGAGGGTGGCCCTCGAGGGCAGGCCTGGCCACCGGCCTTGGCAGAGGGGCCGGGAGGTACGAGCCTCCCCTGCAGAGATGGAGGAACTGCTACTGCCGACACCCTTGGAGATGCACAAG GTGACCCTGCACAAGGACCCCATGAGGAATGACTTCGGTTTCAGCGTCTCGGATGGCCTCCTGGAGAAAGGTGTCTACGTCCACACTGTGCGCCCTGATGGGCCAGCCCACCGTGGGGGCCTCCGTCCCTTGGACAGGGTCCTTCAG
- the GRIP2 gene encoding glutamate receptor-interacting protein 2 isoform X24, with protein sequence MWQAAGLIFPKTHLTEEKTGLDDGPYSKGGKDTGGADVSLACRRQSIPEEFRGITVVELIKKEGSTLGLTISGGTDKDGKPRVSNLRPGGLAARSDLLNVGDYIRSVNGIHLTRLRHDEIITLLKNVGERVVLEVEYELPPPAPENNPRIISKTVDVSLYKEGNSFGFVLRGGAHEDGHKSRPLVLTYVRPGGPADREGSLKVGDRLLSVDGIPLHGASHATALATLRQCSHEALFQVEYDVATPDTVANASGPLMVEIVKTPGSALGISLTTTSHRNKSVITIDRIKPASVVDRSGALHSGDHILSIDGTSTEHCSLLEATKLLASVSEKVRLEILPVPQSQRPLRPSEAVKVQRSEQPHRWDPCVPSCHSPRPGHCRMPTWATPAGQDQSRSLSSTPFSSPTLNHAFSCNNPSTLPRGSQPMSPRTTIGRRRQRRREHKSSLSLASSTVGPGGQIVHTETTEVVLCGDPLSGFGLQLQGGIFATETLSSPPLVCFIEPDSPAERCGLLQVGDRVLSINGIATEDGTMEEANQLLRDAALAHKVMLEVEFDVAESVIPSSGTFHVKLPKKRGVELGITISSASRKRGEPLIISDIKKGSVAHRTGTLEPGDKLLAIDNIRLDNCPMEDAVQILRQCEDLVKLKIRKDEDNSDELETTGAVSYTVELKRYGGPLGITISGTEEPFDPIVISGLTKRGLAERTGAIHVGDRILAINSVSLKGRPLSEAIHLLQVAGETVTLKIKKQLDRPLLPHKAGSHSETSDADEDPAEAQKGGMPAARFSSAVPSVDSAVESWDSSTSEGGFGGPGSYAPQTAARGVTPQEWRSGRLRGSPPPTDPRRTSYTPTPADESFPEEEEEDWEPPPSPAPGPAREEGFWRVFGEALEDLESCGQSEMLRELEVTLHKDPMRNDFGFSVSDGLLEKGVYVHTVRPDGPAHRGGLRPLDRVLQVNHVRTRDFDCCLAVPLLAEAGDVLELVISRNMLAHSSRAPRAPGPSSPQML encoded by the exons ACGATGGGCCCTACTCCAAAGGAGGCAAGGACACAGGAGGGGCCGATGTTTCCCTGGCCTGCCGCAGACAGAGCATTCCAG AGGAGTTCCGAGGGATCACCGTGGTGGAGCTGATCAAGAAAGAAGGCAGCACGCTGGGCCTTACTATCTCAGGTGGCACCGACAAGGATGGGAAGCCCAGGGTCTCCAACCTGAGACCTGGGGGACTTGCGGCCAG GAGTGATCTGCTGAATGTCGGTGACTACATTCGGTCTGTGAATGGGATCCACCTGACCAGGCTCCGCCATGATGAGATCATCACCCTGCTCAAGAATGTGGGCGAGCGCGTGGTGCTGGAGGTGGAGTATGAGCTGCCCCCGCCCG CTCCTGAGAATAACCCAAGGATCATTTCAAAGACAGTGGACGTCTCCCTCTACAAGGAGGGCAATAGCTTTGGCTTTGTCCTTAGAG GAGGTGCCCATGAAGATGGGCACAAGTCCCGCCCACTTGTCCTGACCTACGTGCGGCCCGGTGGCCCTGCCGACAG GGAGGGCTCCCTGAAGGTGGGTGACAGGCTGCTCAGCGTTGATGGGATCCCACTGCATGGGGCCAGCCATGCCACCGCCCTGGCCACCCTGCGGCAGTGCAGCCACGAGGCACTTTTCCAGGTGGAGTATGATGTGGCCACCCCTG ACACGGTGGCCAATGCTTCAGGACCCTTGATGGTGGAAATAGTCAAGACGCCAGGGTCTGCCCTGGGAATCTCGCTTACCACCACCTCCCACCGGAACAAGTCGGTCATCACCATTGACCGCATCAAGCCAGCCAGTGTAGTGGACAG GAGCGGAGCCCTGCACTCTGGAGACCATATCCTGTCCATCGATGGCACCAGCACAGAACACTGCTCGTTACTTGAGGCCACCAAGCTCCTGGCCAGTGTGTCGGAGAAGGTGCGGCTGGAGATCCTGCCTGTGCCCCAGAGTCAGCGGCCACTGAGGCCCTCAGAGGCAG tgaaagtgcagaggagCGAGCAGCCGCACCGCTGGGACCCCTGCGTgccctcctgccacagcccccgGCCTGGGCACTGCAGGATGCCCACCTGGGCCACACCTGCTGGCCAGGACCAAAGTCGAT CCTTGTCTTCAACTCCCTTTTCCTCACCGACCTTGAACCATGCCTTTTCCTGCAACAACCCCAGCACCCTTCCTCGTGGATCCCAGCCCATGAGTCCCCGAACTACGATAGGGCGGAGGAGACAGCGAAGAAGGGAACACAAGAGCTCAT TGTCGCTGGCCTCCAGCACCGTGGGGCCAGGCGGGCAGATTGTGCACACAGAGACCACGGAGGTTGTGCTCTGCGGAGACCCCCTCAGCGGCTTCGGCCTCCAGCTCCAGGGCGGCATCTTCGCCACCGAGACCCTGTCCTCCCCACCCCTCGTGTGCTTCATCGAGCCTGACAGCCCGGCTGAGAG GTGTGGGCTGCTGCAGGTGGGGGACCGAGTCCTGTCCATCAACGGCATTGCCACTGAGGATGGGACTATGGAGGAAGCCAACCAGCTCCTGCGGGATGCCGCGCTGGCCCACAAGGTCATGTTAGAGGTGGAGTTTGATGTGGCGG AGTCTGTCATCCCGAGCAGTGGCACCTTCCACGTGAAACTGCCCAAGAAGCGTGGCGTGGAGCTGGGCATCACCATTAGCT CAGCCAGCAGGAAGCGAGGGGAGCCCCTGATCATCTCCGACATCAAGAAAGGCAGTGTGGCACACAG GACGGGAACCCTGGAGCCAGGCGACAAGCTGCTGGCCATCGACAATATCCGCCTGGACAATTGCCCCATGGAGGACGCCGTGCAAATCCTGCGGCAGTGCGAGGACCTGGTGAAGCTGAAGATCCGGAAGGATGAGGACAACTCTG ACGAGCTGGAGACCACAGGTGCTGTCAGCTACACAGTGGAGCTGAAGCGTTACGGGGGGCCCCTGGGCATCACCATTTCGGGCACGGAGGAACCTTTTGACCCCATTGTCATCTCAGGCCTCACCAAGCGTGGCCTGGCTGAGAG GACTGGTGCCATCCATGTGGGGGATCGCATTCTGGCCATCAACAGCGTTAGCCTCAAGGGCCGGCCACTAAGTGAGGCCATCCACCTCCTGCAGGTGGCTGGAGAGACCGTCACATTGAAGATCAAGAAGCAGCTAGACC GCCCCCTCCTACCCCACAAGGCGGGCAGCCACAGTGAGACCAGTGATGCTGATGAGGACCCAGCAGAGGCCCAGAAGGGCGGCATGCCAGCAGCCCGCTTCTCGTCAGCTGTGCCCAGTGTGGACAGTGCTGTGGAGTCTTGGGACAGCTCGACCAGCGAGGGTGGCTTTGGGGGCCCAG GGTCCTACGCGCCACAGACGGCAGCCCGGGGAGTGACCCCGCAGGAGTGGAGGTCCGGCCGGCTGAGGGGCAGTCCTCCACCCACCGATCCCCGGAGGACGAGCTATACTCCAACCCCCGCCGACGAGAGCTTccccgaggaggaggaggaggattggGAGCCGCCACCGAG CCCAGCCCCTGGCCCTGCCCGAGAGGAGGGCTTCTGGCGAGTGTTTGGAGAAGCTCTCGAAGACCTGGAGTCATGTGGTCAGTCAGAGATGCTGAGGGAACTGGAG GTGACCCTGCACAAGGACCCCATGAGGAATGACTTCGGTTTCAGCGTCTCGGATGGCCTCCTGGAGAAAGGTGTCTACGTCCACACTGTGCGCCCTGATGGGCCAGCCCACCGTGGGGGCCTCCGTCCCTTGGACAGGGTCCTTCAG